The nucleotide sequence ACGGCGGCATTGAAACCAACGGATACCATTAGTGTCCAGATGTTGTAGTTCATGCTGTTGCAACAGAATTCAACCTCTTATTAGGCGAATTATTAAAGAAGAGGTCTCGGAACAAGCACTGTAAGTCAGTCAGAGATTACTGGTACACTGACCATATGGAGACGGCCCCGACTTGAATCTCTGGGTTCTTCAGGCAACCCACTAGAATGATCACCGCCGTGTAGTACCACATCTCTAAGCTGCAGCACAAATATCACTCCTATACTCACAATTTCGTCTGTAATGTAGATACTCCTAATTAGAGCAGGAAGCAACGAAAGTAGTAGTAGGAACCAGAGCATGACGGCGGAGGCGAGGGAGAGCCTGACGAAGCCGGCGAGGCTGGCGAAGGCCTTGCGCGAGAACCCGGTCCACGCCTCCGGGAAGGAGCCGCCGAGGACGTACAGGAACTGCGCGGCGTTGATGAGCCACCAGGAGGCGTTGCCGACCATGGCGGCGCCCAGGAGGCCGCGGCGGAGCCTGGCGACGACGACCCAGTTGATCAGCGCGTGCAGGCCGACGGCGGCGCCGGAGATGAGCGTCATGACCCACACTCGGCTCTGCGCCTGGTAGAACTTCTGCATGGGGAAGTTGACGGCGTAGGCCAAGAGCTGCGGCACGCACCAGCGCGCGTACCGCCCGGCCACGGCGGAGATCTCCGGGGACTGCCGGAGCAGGCGGAGGATGGGGTCCGTGAAGATGTAGACCGGGAGCAGGGCGACGGCCGTGGCGAGGCAGATGATCCAGgagcgctgcatgtagacgcccaGCGTGTGGAGCTGcccggcccccaccgcctgccCGCACAGCGTCTCCAGGGCGCTCCCCATGCCCAGCTGCGGCGCGACGCCACAACGCTTGTCAAACCACACGGTTCTAGGCTTCTAGCTTGTTTAATGAAAGAATCGAAATATATATGAAGTCGATTTGTCAGGTAGTAATAGGTACCAGGAGGCCGAAGCCGAGGCCTTCGATGACGCCGATGACAATGGAGACGGCGGCGAGCTCGACCTTGCCGATGTGGCCGACGAAGGCGACGGTGACGAAGCCGATGAGGAACTGGAAGACGCCGGTGAGGATGACCGGCCCAGCGATCTGCCACAGGGTCTTGCACTCGTCCGGCAAGGTCTTGCGGCCGGCCAtcgccaccgcctccgcctccgccgccggtgccACCATCTGCTCTAAAGGTGCTGGCAGCAAGCACGTAGGCAGGACCCCTCACGCCTTTTTTCAGCTTTGTACATCCGTACGGGTCAAGGTTGGGTTCCCCCCACGCTTCAGCTGCTGCTGACCTGACGCCGAGCAGCGGTCTAGCTTGCCGTGCGCGCTGGAGGTCGCGCGGCGTGGACTCCGCATGCCGATGCAGCTGGTGGTGCGCCGCAGCCGTGGTGGACATGGGCGGCGTCAGGGCGAGACTCCAACATCGGAACCCCGAGCTCCACGTGCGCGCTACTTTCCTAACTATCTAGGCTTCGCTGGGTATGACTTGTGAGCGGGTTGATGCGCTTCAGGTGCTTGGGTCAGGCGCACTGGTCAAGGTTTGCGGCTAGGCAGGAATGGAGAAGAAACCGTAGTTTTGTCAGCATCCTGAGCTCTCGGCAACTCAACatttgttggaatattaggcaagttcataattaatttcaataaataattcatgactagaagagatactagcatgcaataatctagcaaactagaagaacagcaagacatgcataacagcaacaagcacgtaacaatagctgtagaaacagacatgaacaaaggatgttggacgtactgatcgttagctattatgggtgcgacagtgttggtgacgatctgctgctgacggcgatgaatacgacgatgagtagcaccgcccgacttggacggaagacgacccgtgatgacgaatttgagcagtcgcgcacaacgcttcccaaaaacctaattcgtcctctcccggtgcaggatcgcaaagacgaacggttccggagacctgctctcccacgcgccgatgcatgccggcgtttgggatggagtagactacgatggcggcgcaagttgtgagatgaggcaaaaccctaggtgtttttcggtgtatctctggccgcagccggtagctgtatatatattaggaccagaggcggtattgtgtcgcgaccacaatcccaaaccgacttggtttctaattcatatacttaccggacaagaaatcaaaacttgtctgccaagacataaaaataaaacggcaaaaggaagctgcgctcctgcaaggagacggaccggatttcggcggaccattcacacGCATGTCGCATGTACGGCTCGCCTCGCCCAGGCCAGGCCAGGCCAggccaggcgaggcgagcgagcgcgcgcgtgtggttttccctttctcttctcacacaccacttagagtggtggagagaacccactatataaagaggtccaactcttcttcaactttcaaggtgggactaaacttagcaccaccacttgccattttacacatgggctttgagatttcagaaattgctatgggcctagcccattaattctaacaatctcccaccagatctcaaatacccatttagagatttgccttctctcaccacttgtttaatataccagtgtttcagcagagactgttaagttgaacttctgcctagaactttaagctatatccattcacaacttgacaatggactatgccttgaattgctagttttgtgtgaacaggtttcactcaaagtcttaaccagtacctgaccgccagtaggctaccccgcggtttggagcttatacgtcatactccctggtctcttcgtgagttaactagagatcacccaaatctcatagactgcgacgtttacagtcagaactcatataggtgtgttctttcaagactgctctgtaggacaacatctttgctaattatagtcaatagaaccacattaaggcatgttgccgacctgccttacagatctgagccttacagctctgagagttttgcatcttcacttggagacgatcataagttattactctccttagttaaccaatagcttgttcttcccagatcctaattcacgggatctccgatcacaaaggttgggttactactatggtgttgttggaaatatgccctaaaggcaataataaaagtattattattatatttctttgttcatgataatagtcttttattcatgctataactgtattatccggaaatcgtaatacacgtgtgaatacatagaccacaatatgtccctagtgagcctctagttgactagctcgttgtgatcaacagatagtcatggttttctggctatggacattgaatgtcgttgataacgggatcacatcattaggagaatgatgtgatggagaagacccaatcttaagcatagcacataggtcggttagttcgtttgctagagcttttccaatgtcaagtatctcttccttcgaccatgagatcgtgtaactcccggataccgtaggagtgctttgggtgtaccaaacgtcacaacgtaactgggtcattataaaggtgcactacaggtatctccgaaagtgtctgttgggttgacacggatcgagattgggatttgtcactccgtatgacggagaggtatctctgggcccactcggtaatgcatcatcataatgagctcaaggtgaccaagtgtttggtcacgggatcatgcattacggtacgagtaaagtgacttgccggtaacgagactgaacaaggtattgggatactaacgatcgggtctcgggcaagtaacgtaccgattgacaaagggaattgtatacggggtttgatcgaatcctcgacatcgtggttcatctgatgacatcatcgaggagcatgtgggagccaacatgggtatccagatcccgctgttggttattgaccggagagtctcggtcatgtctgcatgtctcccgaacccgtagggtctacacacttaaggttcggtgacgctagggttatcaggaagacaagtatgtgattaccgaatgttgttcggagtcccggatgagatcccagacgtcacgaggagtcccggaatggtccggaggtaaagttttatatatgggaagttgttaaatgggcaccggaaagtttcggggtcataccggtattgtaccgggaccaccggaaaggttccgggggtccaccgggagggaccacccctcccggggggccacttgggctgcgtagggatagcagccagcccttagtgggcttggcgcgcccccccccccttgggcccatgcgcctagggttgggggggaaaccctaaagggggcgcacccccttgcttggggggcaagccccccaccttttggccgccgcccccctctagggtttcccctagagggtcggcccccttgcccctctcctcctatatatagaggggtgaggggagggctgctgtacaccacaactcaaggcgcagcccctcccctccccaacacctctcctcctccgtacgtgctcggcgaagctctgtcggaatactgctgcaccaactgcaccacgccgtcatgctgcccttggagctgccttcctcaacctctctttcctc is from Triticum aestivum cultivar Chinese Spring chromosome 3A, IWGSC CS RefSeq v2.1, whole genome shotgun sequence and encodes:
- the LOC123058604 gene encoding protein DETOXIFICATION 33 encodes the protein MVAPAAEAEAVAMAGRKTLPDECKTLWQIAGPVILTGVFQFLIGFVTVAFVGHIGKVELAAVSIVIGVIEGLGFGLLLGMGSALETLCGQAVGAGQLHTLGVYMQRSWIICLATAVALLPVYIFTDPILRLLRQSPEISAVAGRYARWCVPQLLAYAVNFPMQKFYQAQSRVWVMTLISGAAVGLHALINWVVVARLRRGLLGAAMVGNASWWLINAAQFLYVLGGSFPEAWTGFSRKAFASLAGFVRLSLASAVMLCLEMWYYTAVIILVGCLKNPEIQVGAVSICMNYNIWTLMVSVGFNAAVSVRVANELGAKHPKAAKFSVVVAVATSAAVGLVFTLVALLARKQLPRLFTDDELVVKEAAKLGYLLAATIGLNSIQPVLSGVAIGAGWQSLVAWVNIGCYYLIGLPLAAVLGFKLKLNATGIWVGMLIGTVLQTVILFMILFRTKWHKEAMLAEERVRNWGGNVELPTVQEAR